Below is a window of Malus domestica chromosome 13, GDT2T_hap1 DNA.
CTGTGCGACGAGCCAGGTCCCAACCCACTTCTTCTAGTACCCGCCCTTCTCTGAGCACCAAAACTAATTGCCACAGGATTTTGTGTCGTCACTATATCCCTTACTGGCGCCGTTCTTGTCCACTCGCCATAGCCTGCTGCCCCACCCTTCGTAGGTTCGAATGCACATTCCGTATTCGCGTGACCTATTCTCCCACACCGATAGCAAAAATCTTGAAGTCTTTCATAGCGAAATTCAATCCAAGTGTCCTCGTTCTTTCCCCGCGGCAGCCAGCATCCTGCAATGAGGGGGTTATGACTATTCACCATAACCTTGACTCTGAGAAAGCCTCTGTTCTTTGACAGATCTTCAATCTCAACAACCTCCCCAATCTCCTTGGCTATTCGTAAGGCATTCTCCTTTGAACTAAGGTAGAGTGGAACCCCTCTGATCTGCACCCAAAATGGCAGGATTTCCATTTGAATTTCTTCCAGAGCCAGATCAAGAGGCCATCTTTTGACAGAGAAATTCTTCTTCATAACCGCCCATGGAACTTGCTGGAGGATTTTTGATGCTGTGCTCTCATCTTGAGCATTGATTAAGAACATATTATCCTTGACCCATTTTATATCAACCTCCCCTAACTCCTTCCATGCAGATCTAAGGATGTTTCTCACTCCCCATCTATTGAGATTCCTGTTAACCAAAGCCATCCCCACTAATTTTACCCCATTTTCCATGGTCGTTAAATCCATGGTCCTTTCCAAATTAACTACCAGTTCCTCAACATCCTGAGTCGTCATTTGT
It encodes the following:
- the LOC139190330 gene encoding uncharacterized protein, encoding MEGLLIPMPDDNWRKETARVKYRSEESAEHNTHKCSNHLRSSKYPQLPESTKEKTDIYSIRSGSNGTDSKRAENRYLQTSFIILVFLYLQHNHQFAESRKGTRSVQYKKVGGETQIYLYSTCGSFDLWHKGKRRQMTTQDVEELVVNLERTMDLTTMENGVKLVGMALVNRNLNRWGVRNILRSAWKELGEVDIKWVKDNMFLINAQDESTASKILQQVPWAVMKKNFSVKRWPLDLALEEIQMEILPFWVQIRGVPLYLSSKENALRIAKEIGEVVEIEDLSKNRGFLRVKVMVNSHNPLIAGCWLPRGKNEDTWIEFRYERLQDFCYRCGRIGHANTECAFEPTKGGAAGYGEWTRTAPVRDIVTTQNPVAISFGAQRRAGTRRSGLGPGSSHSGQIKEGEM